In Bacillus thuringiensis, the DNA window CGGCTTTTTAGATCCACCGAAACCATCTGCAGCTACTGCCATTCAAGCATTACAGAAACATGGTGTACAAGTAAAAATTTTAACTGGCGATAACGAAATCGTGACAAGAAAAGTTTGCAAAGAAGTTGGATTAAATATCGGTGAGCCTGTCCTTGGTTACGAAATCGAATCTTTACCTGATAAAGCATTAGCAAAATTAGCCGAAGAAACAACTGTATTTGCTAAACTAAATCCAATGCAAAAATCTCGCATTATACGAGTATTACAAGGAAACGGACACACTGTAGGTTATATGGGAGATGGTATTAACGATGCCGTAGCGTTACGTGAAGCTGATGTTGGCATATCTGTTGATACTGCTACCGATATTGCAAAAGAGTCTTCCGACATTATTTTACTTGAAAAAAGCTTAACAATATTAGAAGCAGGTATTTTAGAAGGACGCACTACATTCGGAAACATTTTAAAATATATTAAAATGACAGCTAGCTCTAACTTCGGAAATGTATTTAGTGTGTTAGTAGCAAGTGCTTTCATCCCCTTCTTGCCGATGCTTGCCATTCACCTTTTAATTCAAAACTTGCTTTATGATATTTCACAACTGTCTATTCCATGGGACAAAATGGATAAAGAGTTTTTAGAAAAGCCAAGAAAATGGGATACTGCAAACTTACGGAACTTCATTATTTGTATCGGTCCCATTAGTTCCATATTTGATATCATCACATATGTAGTCATGTGGAACGTCTTCGGTGCAAATACAGCTAGCGAACAATCATTATTCCAATCTGGTTGGTTTGTCGTTGGATTACTAACACAAACTTTAATTGTTCACATGATAAGAACACAGAAGATTCCGTTCATTCAAAGTACTGCATCAATACCGGTTCTTTTATTGACCGCTTGTATTATGGCAATCGGAATTTATATTCCATTCTCGCCACTTGGAGCAGCTGTTGGATTACAAGCATTACCACTTAGCTATTTCCCTTGGTTAATAGGAATACTATTAGGCTATGCTTTCTTAACACAGTTCCTAAAAAAAGTTTATATTAAAAAGTTTCATAGCTGGTTATAAAGTGAAACTTTAATCAGTGGGGGTTTTCTTCATCCCCCACTGATTATTAGTTGAACCAATCGGACTTTTATGGGCAGTTGATCCCCCACCTAACCTCTTTGCTTTCGCTGAATTTTGAGGTGGGGGTCTTACTGCCCATTAAAGCGGGATAAAGTGAAGCTTTCATCTGCCCGCAAATAGCGAGATAAAAATGAGAATGAGCGGGTACCCCCCACTCATTCTCAAAAACATAACATGGACTTATATGTATGGAGGTGACCATGATGGTATGGTATGACATTGTATTAAGATTATTTATCGCAATTATTGTAGGTGCTTGCATCGGAATGGAACGGCAATGGAGACACAGGATGGCTGGATTACGGACAAATGCTCTCGTATCACTTGGTGCCTGTATATTTGTTTTATTATCCGTCATGCTTGATCACGATGCTAGCCCCTCACGTATTGCCGCTCAAGTCGTTAGTGGGATTGGTTTTTTAGGAGGCGGCGTTATTATCCGCGATGGTTTTAGTATTAGAGGGCTTAATACAGCGGCTACTCTATGGTGCGCAGCTGCTGTTGGTACTCTTACAGGCGCTGGTTTCCTCGTTGCAGCTATGTTAGGTGCAACCGGCGTTTTACTGGCAAATATACTACTCCGTCCAATCGCTCTCTTTATGAATCAAAAATCAAAAGAAGAGTCACCTGAACAAACGAACTACTTCCTTTCTCTTACTTGTTCAGAAGAACATGAAGCCCATATTCGTTTTTTACTTATGCACATGGTAAGTTCTGAAGGCATCGGTTTAAAAGAATTGTATAGTGAAGACGTAGATTCTAAGCAAAAAGTGTGTATACAAGCTACATTACATTGCAGTACAAATGCAGCAGTCTTAATTGAAAAAATAGTGAGTAGAATGCTATTAGAAGCTGGCGTTACTGCAGCTGGGTGGAAAACTTCATTAGATTTAGAAGCCAGTTAGAAATGAAAGGTGTCATGATATTTACAGCTTCATGACACCTTCTACATAAACTTATTTTCTAATTTTTGCTGAAAAGACTTTTCCTGCTTACGTAATAATTGACTACCTCGTTGTAAAAGTGGCATTCCATACTTATCATTAATTTGATCGATGACAGCAAGTAGCGGCTCTTCTTTCGCATCTTCTTCAAATGAAAACAAATCTAATTGTTTCACCGATTCTGTCTTCCACTCTATTTCAGTAGCTGTAACACCTAGTAAACGAACGGAATCACCGTCCCAATGTTGCTTCCATAAACGAGATGCTGCCTGAAAAATATCTCGTTCTTCCCAAATCGCATTTTTCAATTGCTTACTCCGCGTTACTGTCCGCCTATCCTGATATTTAATCATAATTTGAATATTATAGCTGACAAGAGTTCGTTTTTGTAATCTTTTACTCACTGATTTTGATAGCCGTTCTAACATATCAAGTAATTCTTTCTCTTCATCCATATCCTTTGAAAAAGTCATCGAATTACCGATACTTTTATGTTGTCCCATTTGACTCGGGTCAACTTCCCTATCATCCATACCTTTTGCCCGCCTTTGTAAATCAACACCATGCTTTCCAATTTTAGCGCGAATGATATGTTCGTTTCCTTTTGCTAACTGTTCAATTGTTTGTATATGAATATCATTTAATTTTTCAGCTGTTTTTTCTCCAATTCCATGCATCGCTTCAACTGGAAGTGGCCAAATCATTTCTGAAATATCTCGTTTTCGAAGTACGGTAATACCGAGAGGCTTTTTCATATCAGAAGCTGTTTTTGCTAGGAAAAGGTTAGGAGCAATTCCGATGCTACACGGAAGTTGTAACTCTGTTAATAACGCCTGCTGAATCATCTTTGCTATTTCAAGAGGCGAACCGAGTGCGTAGCAATCTGTAATATCTAAATATCCTTCATCTATTGAGACTGGTTGTATTTTTTCCGTAAAACGGGAAAGAATTTGAAACATTTGAAATGAAGCTTCACGATATAATGTAAAATTAGGACGCATTACAACTAATTGTGGACATAACCTTTTTGCTTCCCAAAGAGGCATCGTTGTACGTATTCCATAGTCTCTCGCCTCATAACTACATGTTATGATAATTCCTTTTCTTTCTTTTTCATTTCCAGCAACTGCTAACGGCTTCCCTTGTAATGATGGGTTATGAGCAATTTCAACAGATGCGAAAAAACAATTCATATCTACATGCAAAATAACACGACCATTTTTCGGATACATTTCTCGCATATTACTCACCCCTCCAAAGAACATTTGTTCCTTCATTATATCAAATTTTGCATAATAGTTATAATAATTACTTGGTCTTTTCCTTTTATATATTTGATATAATTTACATAAAATGTGGAAAGGGGTGATTATGATAAAATCAACTCATAAACTCAACTATACGTTCCTTGTGATTATATTAATCATAACCCTTAATTATTTACTGCTTCCTATTTTCAATATTAATACGTTTGGATTCTTCCCTCGCCTAGTACATGTAGCAACAACTTATATATTGCCATGGATTTTCTTGTATTGGCTAATCCGCCTTGTAAAAGCAATCGAATCAAAATAAAAAGCGTGTAAATCAATTATGATTTACACGCTTTTTATTTTACATTACTTTGCTACTTCTTCAATAATTGCAACAACTAATTCTGCTGTTTTTGCTAATTCTTCAACAGGAATCTTTTCGTTTGTTGTATGAATTTCTTCATAACCAACCGCTAAGTTAACTGTCGGAATACCGTGGCCTGCAATTACGTTTGCATCACTTCCGCCACCACTTTGGTGAAGAGAAGGTGTACGACCAATGTTTTCAGCTGCACGTTTTGCAACTTCTACAACGTGATCGCCATCAGCAAATTTAAATCCTGGATACATAACGTTTACTTCAACGTCTGCTTGACCGCCCATTTCTTTTGCAGTTGTTTCAAATGCTTCTTTCATTTTCGCAACTTGTACTTCCATTTTCTCATTGATTAAAGAACGCGCTTCTGCAAAGATTTGTACATGATCGCAAACGATATTTGTTTGTGTACCACCTTCAAAACGTCCAATATTTGCAGTTGTTTCAGAATCAATACGACCAAGTGGCATCTTCGCAATTGCCTTCGCTGCGATAGTAATTGCAGATACACCTTTTTCTGGTGCTACACCAGCGTGAGCTGTTTTCCCACGAATAATCGCATTCACTTTCGCTTGTGTTGGAGCTGCAACAACAATTTCACCAACTTTTCCATCGCTATCTAATGCATAACCGTATTTCGCTGTAATGCGCTCACGATCTAATGCTTTTGCACCAACAAGACCAGATTCTTCTCCAACTGTAATAATAAATTCAATTTTGCCATGAGGGATGTTTTTCTCTTTTAAAACACGAATTGCTTCAAACATTGATGCTAATCCTGCTTTATCATCCGCACCTAAAATCGTAGTACCATCTGACACGATATATCCATCTTTAATAGAAGGCTTAATTCCATTACCAGGAACTACTGTATCCATATGAGAAGTAAAGTAAATTGTATCAACACCATCTTTTGTTGCTGGTAATGTACAAATTAAATTACCTGCACCATGCCCAGTAACAGCCATTGTGTCATCTTCAAATACTTCTACACCTAAATCTGTAAATTTCTTTGTTAATACTTTGCAAATTTCTGCTTCAAATTTCGTTTCAGAATCTACTTGTACTAATTCCATAAATTCATTTACTAAACGTTCTTGATTAATCATAAGACTGCGCCTCCTGCACTACCATTATGTATGTAACACTATTAATTATAACAGAATTTCGCAAAAGTTTCGAAATACAAGACAAAAAACAGACGGTTTATATGTCTAGATAACCATCTGCTTTCTATTACTCATTTAACAATACCCAGCGCATATGATCTTCCCATACTCCATTTACCATTAACATCTTCCTAGACACGCCCTCATATTGAAAGCCTATCTTCGTCACTACTTGTATAGATGCTAAATTTCGTGGCATAATCGGTGCTTCTATACGATGTAACTGAAATTCTTCGAAAGTAACTTGAATAGCTTTCCTAAGCGCTTCTGTCGTGTAACCTTTATTCAATTCTGCCTTATCTAATTTATAGCTGAGCACACAAGATTGATAAATACCGCGAACGATTAGATTAAATGAGATACACCCAATAATTTTTGTATCATCACCCTTTTTAAAAATCCAAAGCCTGATGATTTTACCTTCTGCAAACTCTTTTCTATCCTTTTGTAACTTTTTCTTCTGATAATCTAACGTAAAAAAATCATCCGGTCTATACTCTTCCCAAGCTTTTAAAAATTCACGATTTCTGTCGTAATATTGAAGAATTTTTTCAGCATACGACTCATCAATTTCCCTTAAATGTAAACGATTTGTTTCGTATATTTTCATCATCGTATCTCCATTCTTCAGCTTGCATAACAAAAAACTTATACTCTATCATTATTATATATTCTCTACATACATACATATTTCCTGTTATACTTTACACGCACTTCTCGAATTTTGTCACTTCTCTCCCCTTGTCCACAATATCATTTCTCGTTACAATGATATTGTACTGATTTGCAAGGAGGTTTAACGATGCATAAAAAAGCTCAAAAAGTTATGGTTTATGTAATGCTAATTTCTATGCTTGTAACAACATTACTTGCTGGCGCAAGTATGTTTTGGTAAAAAGGACGATACTTTCGTCCTTTTTTTACTTTTTATACATAACAAAATAAACCATCTCGATATCGAGATGGTTTATTTTATATAAAGCACAATCGCTACAATACTAAAGGAAAATGACATTACAAGTGCTGTAATAAAACTTGTATATTGTTTCTGCTGAAATGCTCCAATAACAAAAGTAAGATTGAGTAATGCCATACATATAATTGCTACAAGATAAGAGCATATATTAAAAGTTGCCAATATGAATGTAATAACAAATAGAAATCCCATAAAAAATTGCATATACGAAATTTTTGGATTCAAGTACATATGAGCAACCCCTTTATCTAATTTTTACCCCGATTGGTGCGGGCTGATAATCAGCGGGTAAAAAACCTCTCACTGATTAAAATTTCACTTTATCTTTCTATACTCTCATTAACTCATGGTTATGTACACATGTCAAGACAACTTATTACAATAGAAAAAGCCAACCTTTTCGTTGGCTTTTTCATATGCAATGGCTCCTTTTTGTTTTGCCAATTGCTGAAATGATTTTTTCGACTTCACAATCCATACTTTCGTTCCAATTGGAATGCGATCAAATAAATACTCCACATCGTTTTTCTTCATTCTTATACATCCTTGTGAAATATACTTTCCAATTGAACTAGGTTGGTTTGTTCCATGTATTCCATATTTACTCCCATCAGTTCCTCTTGCATTAAATCCAATCCACCTTGACCCAAGTGGATTTTTCGGTGATCCACCTGGAATATCCTTCGCAATATAATACGGATCCTTCGCTTTCATTACAACATCAAAAGTTCCCTCTGGAGTTAATTCATTTGTTTTCCCTGTCGCTACTGGAAAAACCTTTTGAATCTTTCCATCGTCAATATAAGCTAGTTTATTCGTCGCTTTATTTACAATAATGAAAGGATCTCCGGCACGTGGATTATCACCAAGAGGCCAAATAGGTGATAAAGAAAGACATAATATGAAAGAGAGAAGATACGGCATAAATAATTCCTACCTTCTATATAAGTTCTTTTATATTATCCTTTCCCTTAAAACGGCTTTTAATGAGTAAATATTGTTCCATTTCATACACAAGTTGTACAAGCTTCGCACGTATCTCAAATTCCTCACGTGTAACTGGCAATGGCATATCTCTAAATAATTCTCTCATTTCTTGCAGCTGTCTTAAGGAAATAACCCCAGTACTCTCAGGGCTAATAGCATTCCCAATGTTTTCAACCACATCCGCAATCATGTCAGCTTGTTCATATGTCCATGATAACGAAGCTGCTAATGGTATCATCCGCTCTAAAATTTCGAATTGTTGCATGCGCATATTGAAATAACGATAGTAATAGCCATCTTCTCGCATAAATGCATTCTCAAGTTTCTTAAACGATAAATCCCTTGCTTCATTTAGCATATTTTCAGTTTCAATAAGTTCTGCCCCGCTCCAGCTACTTTCTCTGTTTCGTAAGTACACCACCATTTCAAACAAAATTGTTTTAAAATTACTTTCTATTGTATCCTGATACTCTTTTAGCTTATTTTCACTACTTGGCATATACATATTCACTAATAAAGCCACGCTAATTCCTATCGTTAATATCGCAATTTCATTCCCAACAATAAGCCATGTGATTTGTTTCAATGAATATAGATGCATCACAATAACTGAACTCGTGACAATACCTTCTTGAATTTTAAGCATAACTGCAGTCGGAATAAATGTAAGTAATAATATACTAATTGCAAGTGGTGTATATCCCATTGTTTCAAAAATACAAAACGCGAATACCATTGATAATACACAAGCTAAAAAACGATGTAACGACACTTGAAGTGATTTACGTTTCGTATTTTGTACACATAATATAACTAAAATGCCCGCTGAACTATAAAATTCTAATCCTAATAACTGCGCAATAAAAACTGCTGCGCCTGTCCCTATTGCTGTTTTTACTGTACGGTATCCAATTTTGAACATAGCACTGCTCCTATATGTATAAACGTATTTACAGTTAGTA includes these proteins:
- a CDS encoding tripeptidase T, with the translated sequence MINQERLVNEFMELVQVDSETKFEAEICKVLTKKFTDLGVEVFEDDTMAVTGHGAGNLICTLPATKDGVDTIYFTSHMDTVVPGNGIKPSIKDGYIVSDGTTILGADDKAGLASMFEAIRVLKEKNIPHGKIEFIITVGEESGLVGAKALDRERITAKYGYALDSDGKVGEIVVAAPTQAKVNAIIRGKTAHAGVAPEKGVSAITIAAKAIAKMPLGRIDSETTANIGRFEGGTQTNIVCDHVQIFAEARSLINEKMEVQVAKMKEAFETTAKEMGGQADVEVNVMYPGFKFADGDHVVEVAKRAAENIGRTPSLHQSGGGSDANVIAGHGIPTVNLAVGYEEIHTTNEKIPVEELAKTAELVVAIIEEVAK
- a CDS encoding MgtC/SapB family protein, with the protein product MVWYDIVLRLFIAIIVGACIGMERQWRHRMAGLRTNALVSLGACIFVLLSVMLDHDASPSRIAAQVVSGIGFLGGGVIIRDGFSIRGLNTAATLWCAAAVGTLTGAGFLVAAMLGATGVLLANILLRPIALFMNQKSKEESPEQTNYFLSLTCSEEHEAHIRFLLMHMVSSEGIGLKELYSEDVDSKQKVCIQATLHCSTNAAVLIEKIVSRMLLEAGVTAAGWKTSLDLEAS
- a CDS encoding DNA polymerase IV yields the protein MREMYPKNGRVILHVDMNCFFASVEIAHNPSLQGKPLAVAGNEKERKGIIITCSYEARDYGIRTTMPLWEAKRLCPQLVVMRPNFTLYREASFQMFQILSRFTEKIQPVSIDEGYLDITDCYALGSPLEIAKMIQQALLTELQLPCSIGIAPNLFLAKTASDMKKPLGITVLRKRDISEMIWPLPVEAMHGIGEKTAEKLNDIHIQTIEQLAKGNEHIIRAKIGKHGVDLQRRAKGMDDREVDPSQMGQHKSIGNSMTFSKDMDEEKELLDMLERLSKSVSKRLQKRTLVSYNIQIMIKYQDRRTVTRSKQLKNAIWEERDIFQAASRLWKQHWDGDSVRLLGVTATEIEWKTESVKQLDLFSFEEDAKEEPLLAVIDQINDKYGMPLLQRGSQLLRKQEKSFQQKLENKFM
- a CDS encoding L,D-transpeptidase encodes the protein MPYLLSFILCLSLSPIWPLGDNPRAGDPFIIVNKATNKLAYIDDGKIQKVFPVATGKTNELTPEGTFDVVMKAKDPYYIAKDIPGGSPKNPLGSRWIGFNARGTDGSKYGIHGTNQPSSIGKYISQGCIRMKKNDVEYLFDRIPIGTKVWIVKSKKSFQQLAKQKGAIAYEKANEKVGFFYCNKLS
- a CDS encoding DUF3894 domain-containing protein — its product is MYLNPKISYMQFFMGFLFVITFILATFNICSYLVAIICMALLNLTFVIGAFQQKQYTSFITALVMSFSFSIVAIVLYIK
- the prli42 gene encoding stressosome-associated protein Prli42; the protein is MHKKAQKVMVYVMLISMLVTTLLAGASMFW
- a CDS encoding aromatic acid exporter family protein; the encoded protein is MFKIGYRTVKTAIGTGAAVFIAQLLGLEFYSSAGILVILCVQNTKRKSLQVSLHRFLACVLSMVFAFCIFETMGYTPLAISILLLTFIPTAVMLKIQEGIVTSSVIVMHLYSLKQITWLIVGNEIAILTIGISVALLVNMYMPSSENKLKEYQDTIESNFKTILFEMVVYLRNRESSWSGAELIETENMLNEARDLSFKKLENAFMREDGYYYRYFNMRMQQFEILERMIPLAASLSWTYEQADMIADVVENIGNAISPESTGVISLRQLQEMRELFRDMPLPVTREEFEIRAKLVQLVYEMEQYLLIKSRFKGKDNIKELI
- a CDS encoding GNAT family N-acetyltransferase encodes the protein MMKIYETNRLHLREIDESYAEKILQYYDRNREFLKAWEEYRPDDFFTLDYQKKKLQKDRKEFAEGKIIRLWIFKKGDDTKIIGCISFNLIVRGIYQSCVLSYKLDKAELNKGYTTEALRKAIQVTFEEFQLHRIEAPIMPRNLASIQVVTKIGFQYEGVSRKMLMVNGVWEDHMRWVLLNE